From Microcystis aeruginosa NIES-2549, a single genomic window includes:
- a CDS encoding type I restriction endonuclease subunit R, with the protein MNKTPQPIKLDERNGVEKPLLDQLYGLNWEILDLETKQKPQDTFRESFTEVVMLPVLREQLTIINPWLETDQIEEAIKQLTANFPSTNLLENNRHVFKLLQENTSVSENRKTGEKSPTVRFIDFDHPTNNRFIAVCQFKVRILGTENHIIPDIVLFLNGLPVVVIECKSPKVKEPIAEAIEQLLRYSEQRGAKGEGNVPLFFYNQFVVATCRNQAKFGTITTHTEKYFFRWADPYPRTLEELEHGISSPNDQQRLVAGMFAPDNLLEIIRNFTLFSINNKGETIKIVGRYQQFRAVKKAVERLLEGKTPRERSGIIWHTQGSGKSLTMMFMVRAMYRHNNLSQWKVVFITDRTQLEQQLAETGQSVGFTVKPANSIAKLKELLRSDSSDLVMAMIHKFQERELRETFPELNRSSNILVMTDEAHRSQYSLLGTNLDKALPYASRIGYTGTPIDKTEKVFGDYIDKYTMGQSIEDGVTLEIVYTGRTHNAEVSDQTAMDAAFADVFSEYNLQERLQILGHGSRDAYLEAHPTIAAKAKDMVQHYLQWIFPNGYKAQVVATSREAAVRYKEHLDAALAEEIAKLEQGNPHQLNLDRLKRLKTDVVISGSHNDLPHLKQYSNSTRHDTTIKSFKLPFDARDEGITGDVGIVIVNNMLLTGFDAPVEQVMYLDRVIQAHNLLQAIARVNRVGGANKDKGFVVDYVGIGHHLKRAIDNYDEREQQEVEETLSFPEDEIRQLEDDHRKILALLKQHGLTDLNDQDAFFDLFYDEDVRFEFMLAFKKLTRSLNLVYPAKEALNYMRDYQSLTAVNILAGKHFRDERLSMKGIPPKLRALTDQYLQSRGIDEKVKPISILDKDFESHVQKHQRVKTKAAAIEHALRHYIEIDLVDDPELQASFSEALRAIFEEFKDNWDKIYQELEKLRQKAREAKNEPTYGLDRKKQLPFFRMFKRECFGEAALTDDMVSQMVALTQQVFTVVEQELQLTSFWESIPARKKLKAEIQKVLLSPDFFQIPNLMDNREQIISRVMEIAEKNNDRIF; encoded by the coding sequence ATGAACAAAACACCTCAACCTATCAAACTCGATGAGCGCAACGGGGTCGAAAAGCCCTTACTTGACCAACTATACGGTTTAAATTGGGAAATATTGGATTTAGAGACAAAACAAAAACCACAGGATACTTTTAGAGAAAGCTTTACCGAGGTGGTGATGCTGCCAGTGCTACGAGAACAGCTTACAATCATCAACCCCTGGCTAGAAACCGACCAAATAGAAGAGGCCATCAAACAACTCACCGCCAACTTCCCCAGCACCAACTTACTGGAAAATAACCGCCACGTCTTTAAACTGCTTCAGGAGAATACCAGCGTCTCAGAGAACCGTAAAACAGGCGAAAAAAGCCCCACCGTCAGGTTTATCGACTTTGACCACCCAACTAACAACCGCTTTATCGCCGTTTGCCAGTTTAAGGTGCGGATTCTAGGCACAGAAAACCACATCATCCCCGATATTGTCCTCTTTCTCAATGGGCTGCCAGTGGTGGTCATTGAATGTAAATCTCCCAAAGTCAAAGAACCCATTGCCGAGGCGATCGAGCAACTCCTCCGCTACAGCGAACAGCGCGGCGCTAAGGGCGAGGGAAATGTCCCCCTCTTCTTCTATAACCAGTTTGTCGTAGCTACCTGCCGCAATCAGGCAAAATTTGGCACCATTACCACCCACACCGAAAAATACTTCTTCCGTTGGGCTGACCCCTATCCCCGCACCCTAGAAGAACTAGAACACGGTATTAGCTCCCCCAATGACCAGCAGCGACTGGTGGCGGGAATGTTTGCCCCCGATAACCTCCTAGAGATTATTCGCAACTTCACCCTTTTCTCCATCAACAACAAGGGAGAAACCATCAAAATCGTCGGGCGTTATCAGCAGTTTCGTGCCGTCAAGAAAGCCGTGGAGCGTCTCCTAGAGGGCAAAACCCCCCGGGAGCGCAGCGGCATTATCTGGCATACCCAGGGGTCAGGTAAGTCCCTTACCATGATGTTTATGGTGCGGGCCATGTACCGCCATAACAACCTTTCCCAGTGGAAAGTGGTATTTATCACCGATCGCACCCAACTAGAGCAGCAACTCGCCGAGACCGGCCAAAGTGTTGGCTTTACCGTTAAGCCCGCCAATAGCATCGCCAAACTGAAGGAACTACTTCGCAGCGACTCCTCGGATCTGGTCATGGCCATGATCCACAAATTCCAAGAGCGGGAACTGCGGGAGACCTTCCCGGAGCTAAACCGGAGCAGCAACATCCTGGTGATGACCGATGAGGCCCACCGCTCTCAGTACAGCCTGCTGGGGACAAACCTCGACAAAGCTCTCCCCTACGCTTCCCGTATTGGCTACACCGGCACCCCCATCGACAAAACTGAGAAAGTTTTCGGGGACTACATCGACAAGTACACCATGGGCCAGTCCATCGAGGACGGCGTGACCCTAGAAATTGTTTACACCGGGCGCACTCATAACGCCGAGGTGTCTGATCAGACAGCTATGGATGCGGCTTTTGCCGATGTCTTCAGTGAGTACAACCTGCAAGAGCGGCTGCAGATTTTGGGCCATGGTTCGCGGGATGCCTACCTAGAAGCTCATCCCACCATCGCCGCTAAAGCCAAGGATATGGTGCAGCACTATCTCCAGTGGATTTTTCCCAACGGCTACAAGGCCCAGGTGGTGGCGACTTCCCGGGAGGCGGCGGTGCGGTACAAAGAGCATTTAGATGCTGCCCTGGCCGAGGAGATTGCCAAATTGGAGCAGGGGAATCCCCACCAGCTTAACCTCGATCGCCTGAAGCGACTTAAGACCGATGTGGTCATCTCCGGCAGTCATAACGACCTACCCCACCTCAAGCAATACAGCAACTCCACCCGCCACGATACTACTATTAAAAGCTTTAAACTGCCCTTTGACGCAAGGGATGAGGGGATTACTGGAGATGTGGGCATTGTCATCGTCAATAATATGCTACTGACTGGCTTTGATGCCCCAGTAGAGCAGGTGATGTATCTCGATAGGGTCATCCAGGCCCACAACCTGTTACAGGCGATCGCCCGTGTCAACCGAGTCGGCGGTGCGAACAAGGATAAAGGCTTTGTCGTGGACTATGTAGGCATCGGCCACCACCTGAAGCGAGCTATTGATAACTACGACGAGCGAGAGCAGCAAGAAGTCGAGGAAACCTTAAGTTTTCCCGAGGACGAGATCCGTCAACTTGAGGATGATCACCGCAAAATCCTCGCACTCTTGAAGCAACATGGACTCACCGACCTGAACGATCAAGATGCCTTTTTCGACCTCTTCTATGATGAGGATGTGCGATTCGAGTTCATGCTGGCCTTCAAGAAGCTGACCCGCAGCCTTAACTTGGTCTATCCCGCCAAGGAGGCCTTGAACTATATGAGAGACTACCAATCTCTCACCGCAGTGAATATACTAGCGGGGAAGCACTTCCGCGATGAGCGCCTGAGTATGAAGGGAATCCCACCCAAGCTGCGGGCCCTGACCGACCAGTATCTGCAATCAAGGGGAATCGACGAGAAAGTTAAACCGATCTCGATCTTGGATAAGGACTTTGAGAGTCATGTCCAGAAACACCAGCGAGTCAAAACAAAGGCCGCCGCAATCGAACACGCTCTCCGCCACTATATCGAGATCGATCTGGTGGACGATCCCGAACTGCAAGCCTCCTTTTCTGAAGCACTGAGAGCCATCTTCGAGGAGTTTAAAGACAATTGGGACAAGATTTACCAAGAACTGGAAAAACTGCGCCAGAAGGCGAGAGAAGCAAAAAATGAGCCTACCTACGGACTGGACAGGAAAAAGCAGCTGCCCTTCTTTCGGATGTTCAAACGGGAGTGTTTTGGAGAAGCGGCATTAACTGACGATATGGTTTCTCAGATGGTCGCTCTCACTCAACAGGTATTTACCGTTGTTGAGCAGGAGTTACAATTAACTAGCTTTTGGGAGAGCATTCCCGCTCGCAAGAAACTTAAGGCAGAGATTCAAAAAGTGTTACTCTCTCCCGACTTTTTCCAAATTCCTAATCTTATGGACAATCGAGAACAGATTATCTCGCGGGTGATGGAAATAGCAGAGAAAAATAACGACCGAATTTTTTAG